Proteins found in one Thermodesulfatator atlanticus DSM 21156 genomic segment:
- the cas10 gene encoding type III-B CRISPR-associated protein Cas10/Cmr2, with amino-acid sequence MTACKIPQTFRGDETYWREKLAAFLHDPPDKALDIRGHESRAKTLRDKLFVSADDDLVLRADQVASGLDRTFLPRKEDQGDIDFCQNPVITHPTGQNRSLKLKSFPKKCTLEEILELIAKDEEKLPDTQPLRSFALFHYFLHVFPYRLAQEKTCGVSWQWPVLPADTRLPDHAIWQHCALTSALYSCYRLSSRRQASLMLFSLTPVQDFIARSRKLRDFWTASLILSWLAAEGMKTVILHYGSDHIIYPSPLGQALIESFLDRECGFYHWKDRYHYETRAATLPNKFIFLCPAGLEEECFYHIKERTNRAWKALANAVKDLVARKCNFSKVPAKCLSALEKIFTRQVGRFWEYHWAAAPLIDEKTLDAYQEIFPLSLSESLKNLLKKARECRLPYLSYAEKFFYPLTHDLVQRGLAAEKLTPSEKRAEEPGIKCHLHPDLEALRFSCVECKRDGHAKCELFEDHQPDENPRPSKDPLWRKIRAGFPQTEFKATERLSAIGLIKRLALKAVSNEHPLYLYFSDSERFPSTTEIAIKDWYEKVKEHFDAFELKDVAEFWHQKDESLSKDKDTRPEICELKGEKFAQIEGIIKKLPQEKHIKSQHFYYAILVMDGDHMGRLLAGGFEARWRDVIHPELVNRIYQGEISEKFWPCFWKDYLEEKRSLSPAVHAAISKALSDFALHTVPEIVSRHRGCLIYAGGDDVCAVFPTSSAIAAALEIARAYNWAFVRRGKSAGQKGQAQTIREIVSGQELSPEDELLLHLGPGEGISISGGLLMVHHKWPLRAALERAHALLELAKDNGRAALALELQRRAGERRTFVAGFKDLVRIGPHAIDPWEAFSELVKAFALRRLSASFAYRPRELAEGLEALWDKPEEIARLIQSQIRSEKIKDKGNLWELARKVAAVLLADRRLDSKEIPLAYEALEIARFLAGAEER; translated from the coding sequence ATGACTGCCTGTAAGATTCCCCAAACTTTTAGAGGCGATGAGACCTACTGGCGCGAAAAGCTTGCGGCCTTTCTCCACGACCCGCCAGACAAAGCCCTGGACATACGGGGGCACGAAAGTCGGGCCAAAACCTTGAGAGATAAGCTTTTTGTCTCTGCCGACGATGATCTGGTCTTGCGGGCAGATCAGGTGGCCTCAGGGCTTGACCGCACTTTTTTGCCCAGAAAAGAAGACCAGGGTGACATTGATTTTTGCCAAAATCCCGTAATCACCCACCCCACTGGCCAAAATAGATCCCTAAAACTTAAAAGCTTTCCCAAAAAATGTACCCTGGAAGAGATTTTAGAACTTATAGCCAAGGACGAAGAAAAGCTCCCTGACACCCAGCCTTTGCGCTCTTTTGCGCTTTTTCACTATTTTCTCCACGTATTCCCTTATCGGCTGGCCCAGGAGAAGACCTGTGGCGTTTCCTGGCAATGGCCTGTACTTCCGGCAGACACCCGCCTTCCAGACCACGCCATCTGGCAGCATTGCGCCCTTACCTCGGCCCTTTATTCCTGCTACAGGCTTTCTTCCAGACGCCAGGCCTCTTTGATGCTCTTTAGCCTTACGCCTGTGCAGGATTTTATTGCCCGCTCACGCAAGCTTCGCGACTTCTGGACGGCCTCGCTCATCCTTTCCTGGCTGGCCGCCGAAGGCATGAAGACGGTAATCTTGCACTATGGCTCAGACCACATCATCTATCCTTCTCCCCTGGGGCAGGCCCTGATTGAATCTTTTCTTGACCGGGAATGTGGGTTTTACCACTGGAAAGACCGCTATCATTACGAAACAAGGGCCGCCACTTTGCCCAACAAGTTTATCTTCCTCTGTCCTGCTGGGCTTGAGGAAGAATGTTTTTACCATATAAAAGAGCGTACCAACCGCGCCTGGAAGGCCCTGGCCAATGCGGTAAAAGACCTGGTAGCCAGAAAATGCAACTTTAGCAAAGTGCCTGCAAAGTGCCTTTCGGCCCTGGAAAAGATTTTTACCCGCCAGGTGGGCCGATTCTGGGAATATCATTGGGCAGCGGCACCCTTGATAGATGAAAAAACTTTGGATGCCTACCAGGAAATATTCCCGCTATCCCTTTCAGAAAGTCTCAAAAATCTGCTTAAAAAGGCCCGGGAATGCCGACTCCCGTATCTTTCCTATGCCGAAAAATTCTTCTATCCCCTGACGCACGACCTGGTTCAGCGCGGCCTTGCCGCTGAAAAACTTACCCCTTCTGAGAAGCGTGCCGAAGAACCCGGCATAAAGTGTCACCTGCACCCGGACCTTGAGGCCCTGCGGTTTTCCTGTGTGGAATGCAAAAGAGATGGACATGCCAAATGTGAGCTTTTTGAAGATCACCAGCCGGATGAAAACCCCCGCCCAAGCAAAGATCCCCTGTGGCGCAAGATAAGGGCTGGCTTTCCCCAGACCGAGTTTAAAGCAACCGAACGCCTTTCAGCTATCGGGCTTATTAAGCGCCTGGCCTTGAAGGCTGTCTCTAATGAACATCCCCTTTATCTTTATTTTTCCGATTCGGAAAGGTTTCCTTCCACTACCGAGATAGCCATTAAAGACTGGTATGAAAAAGTAAAAGAGCACTTTGACGCCTTTGAACTCAAAGACGTTGCGGAATTCTGGCACCAAAAAGACGAAAGTTTGTCAAAAGACAAAGACACGAGGCCTGAAATTTGCGAGCTTAAAGGGGAAAAGTTTGCCCAAATAGAAGGCATCATTAAAAAGCTCCCTCAGGAAAAGCACATTAAGAGTCAACACTTCTACTACGCCATTCTGGTGATGGACGGCGACCACATGGGCAGACTCCTTGCCGGGGGTTTTGAGGCCAGGTGGCGGGATGTAATACATCCCGAACTTGTAAACCGCATTTACCAGGGAGAAATTTCAGAAAAGTTCTGGCCCTGTTTCTGGAAGGATTATCTGGAAGAGAAACGCAGCCTTTCGCCGGCGGTGCACGCGGCCATCTCCAAGGCCCTTTCGGATTTCGCCCTGCACACCGTGCCCGAGATCGTCTCTCGCCATAGGGGATGCCTTATCTATGCCGGGGGCGACGACGTGTGTGCAGTATTTCCAACGAGCTCAGCAATTGCTGCGGCGTTAGAGATCGCCAGGGCCTACAACTGGGCCTTTGTGCGCCGTGGCAAATCTGCTGGCCAAAAAGGGCAGGCCCAAACCATAAGGGAAATCGTAAGTGGTCAGGAGCTTTCTCCAGAAGACGAATTACTCCTGCATCTCGGGCCTGGCGAGGGGATCTCCATTTCAGGGGGGCTTCTCATGGTGCACCACAAGTGGCCGCTTCGCGCGGCCCTTGAGCGGGCACACGCCCTGCTTGAGCTTGCCAAAGACAATGGTCGGGCAGCGCTTGCCCTGGAGCTTCAGAGACGGGCCGGTGAGCGCCGCACCTTTGTCGCCGGATTCAAGGACCTTGTAAGAATAGGCCCGCACGCAATCGACCCCTGGGAGGCTTTTTCAGAACTGGTAAAAGCCTTTGCCTTAAGGAGGCTAAGTGCCTCTTTTGCCTACCGGCCACGGGAATTGGCCGAAGGCCTTGAAGCCCTTTGGGATAAGCCAGAAGAAATAGCAAGGCTCATTCAGAGCCAGATCAGAAGCGAAAAGATAAAAGACAAAGGTAATCTCTGGGAGCTGGCCCGGAAGGTGGCGGCTGTGCTTCTGGCTGACCGCCGTTTGGACTCAAAAGAAATCCCACTAGCTTACGAAGCCCTGGAAATAGCCAGATTCCTTGCGGGAGCAGAGGAGCGGTGA
- the cas6 gene encoding CRISPR system precrRNA processing endoribonuclease RAMP protein Cas6 — MSKIFLPLIRVWFSLRVEEPLVFPRKPFSPLRGVLGAQLKRISCVARQFETCAPCPLNQHCAYGYIFETPRPEDAERLRLYPYVPHPFALTPVLPLKGNTFELGLTLVGRGIQYFPHFVLALSAAGDKGLGRRRARFQIADIKDHFGHESLYQKGQLKPPTMKEEIHEEGASQIKIRFLTPTSLRFEGHLVPPKNFAFHILVRNLLRRVSALSYFHAEKELNLPFKELIERAQGVKTVAKRLFPQEIIRYSARKETTMPLRGFVGEALFEGELSPFMPLLRLGELVHVGKNTSFGFGAYRLEEMS; from the coding sequence ATGTCAAAAATTTTTCTGCCTTTAATAAGGGTCTGGTTTTCCCTGAGAGTAGAAGAGCCGCTTGTTTTTCCACGCAAGCCTTTTTCTCCCTTAAGGGGTGTGCTTGGCGCCCAGCTCAAACGCATCTCTTGTGTGGCAAGGCAATTTGAGACGTGCGCGCCATGCCCCTTAAACCAGCATTGTGCCTATGGTTATATCTTTGAAACCCCCCGGCCTGAAGATGCCGAAAGACTCAGGCTTTATCCTTACGTACCCCATCCCTTTGCTTTAACTCCTGTTTTGCCTTTAAAAGGAAATACCTTTGAACTTGGGCTTACCCTGGTGGGGCGTGGCATCCAGTATTTCCCGCATTTTGTGCTGGCCCTTTCGGCAGCAGGCGATAAGGGCCTTGGGCGCAGGCGGGCCCGGTTTCAAATCGCAGATATAAAAGACCACTTTGGCCACGAGAGCCTTTACCAAAAAGGACAGCTAAAACCCCCTACCATGAAAGAAGAAATCCATGAGGAAGGAGCCTCGCAAATAAAAATCAGGTTTTTGACCCCAACCAGCTTGCGTTTTGAAGGTCACTTGGTGCCGCCCAAAAATTTTGCCTTTCACATACTGGTGCGGAACCTTTTGCGCAGGGTCTCGGCCCTTTCTTATTTTCACGCCGAAAAGGAACTTAATCTTCCCTTTAAAGAGCTCATTGAAAGGGCTCAGGGGGTAAAAACCGTGGCAAAGCGCCTTTTTCCGCAGGAGATCATTCGCTACTCGGCCCGTAAAGAGACCACCATGCCCTTAAGGGGCTTTGTGGGAGAGGCCCTCTTTGAGGGCGAGCTTTCGCCCTTTATGCCCCTTTTGCGCCTGGGCGAGCTGGTTCACGTGGGCAAAAACACAAGCTTTGGCTTCGGGGCCTACCGCCTAGAAGAAATGAGCTGA
- the metG gene encoding methionine--tRNA ligase, translating to MAFYITTPIYYVNAEPHLGHAYTTIVADVVARLKRLLGEEVFFLTGTDEHGDKIVKAAEKKGLTPQEYVDHISSLFKETWALFNISYDRFIRTTEPEHKRVVQLALQKIYEQGDIYYAEYEGLYCFGCERFLTQKELEDGLCPDHKTPPTPLKEANYFFKLSKYQDWLIDHIKKNPVFITPSRYRNEILSFLKEDLEDLCISRPKSRLTWGIELPFDKNFVTYVWFDALLNYLSGIGFPEGASWQKFWPAHHVIAKDILKPHAVYWPIMLKALGVPPYRSLHVHGYWNIDDTKMSKSLGNIVRPKDLAAKYGVDQVRYFLLREMAFGIDANFSEEALRTRTNADLANDLGNLVHRTLTMVKKYFRGQVPECASLEPDDQKLRELSQKACATYLEEMEKFQFHRGLSALWELIREANRYVDYQAPWTLMKENKTERAATVLYHLLEVLRLCATALWPVMPTSSEKVLISLGLEPGKYLKGEFLSKFESLPIGQKTKRGKAIFPRIEETPQEKPKDKQDQKEPKVSEENLISFEEFQKLDLRVAEIIEAEKVPGTDRLLKLKVKCPEERTVIAGIAEYYEPKSLIGKKVILVANLKPAKIRGITSQGMVLAAKGEQGLAVIVPEKDVPCGSKVS from the coding sequence ATGGCGTTTTACATCACCACTCCCATCTACTACGTGAATGCCGAGCCCCACCTTGGGCATGCCTACACCACCATTGTGGCAGATGTTGTGGCAAGGCTAAAACGCCTCCTTGGGGAAGAAGTCTTTTTCCTCACCGGAACCGACGAACACGGCGACAAAATCGTAAAAGCCGCCGAAAAAAAAGGCCTTACCCCTCAAGAATACGTTGACCACATAAGCAGCCTTTTCAAAGAAACCTGGGCCCTTTTTAACATCTCCTACGATAGGTTTATCCGCACCACTGAGCCTGAACACAAGCGCGTAGTGCAACTTGCCCTTCAAAAAATCTACGAACAAGGCGACATTTATTACGCCGAGTACGAAGGGCTTTATTGCTTTGGATGCGAGCGTTTTCTTACCCAAAAAGAACTAGAAGACGGGCTTTGCCCGGACCACAAAACCCCCCCTACCCCGCTTAAAGAGGCTAATTACTTTTTCAAGCTTTCTAAGTATCAGGACTGGCTTATTGACCACATAAAGAAAAACCCGGTATTCATTACCCCTTCCCGCTACAGGAATGAAATTTTATCTTTCCTCAAAGAAGACTTAGAAGACCTTTGCATCTCACGCCCTAAAAGCAGGCTAACCTGGGGCATAGAGCTTCCTTTTGACAAAAATTTCGTAACTTATGTCTGGTTTGATGCCCTGCTTAATTATCTCTCAGGCATTGGTTTCCCTGAAGGTGCCTCGTGGCAGAAGTTCTGGCCTGCCCACCACGTTATTGCCAAGGATATTCTTAAGCCCCATGCGGTTTACTGGCCCATTATGCTAAAGGCCCTTGGGGTGCCGCCTTATCGCAGCCTTCACGTTCATGGCTACTGGAACATCGACGACACTAAAATGTCCAAATCCCTGGGGAACATCGTGCGCCCCAAAGACCTTGCCGCCAAGTACGGAGTTGACCAGGTCCGCTACTTTTTACTCCGGGAGATGGCCTTTGGCATTGATGCCAACTTCAGCGAAGAGGCCCTGCGCACCCGGACAAACGCAGACTTGGCCAACGACCTCGGCAACCTTGTTCACCGCACCCTTACCATGGTCAAAAAATATTTCCGCGGCCAAGTCCCTGAGTGTGCAAGCCTTGAGCCAGACGATCAAAAACTTAGAGAGCTTAGCCAAAAGGCCTGTGCTACCTATCTGGAAGAAATGGAAAAGTTCCAGTTCCATCGGGGGCTTTCTGCGCTTTGGGAACTGATCCGTGAGGCTAACCGCTACGTTGATTACCAGGCCCCCTGGACCTTGATGAAAGAAAATAAAACCGAACGCGCGGCAACCGTGCTTTATCATCTCCTGGAAGTTTTGCGCCTTTGCGCCACAGCCCTTTGGCCAGTCATGCCAACATCTTCTGAAAAAGTTTTAATAAGCCTTGGTCTCGAGCCTGGCAAGTATTTGAAAGGAGAATTCCTAAGCAAATTTGAATCCCTACCCATAGGGCAAAAAACAAAACGCGGCAAGGCTATTTTCCCCCGGATAGAAGAAACCCCTCAGGAAAAACCCAAAGACAAACAAGACCAAAAGGAGCCCAAAGTGAGTGAAGAAAACCTCATTTCATTTGAAGAATTCCAGAAGCTTGACCTACGCGTGGCTGAAATCATCGAAGCAGAAAAAGTCCCTGGAACAGACCGACTTTTAAAGCTCAAAGTCAAGTGCCCTGAAGAAAGAACCGTGATAGCGGGCATTGCCGAATATTATGAACCCAAAAGCCTTATCGGGAAAAAAGTCATCCTGGTGGCAAACTTAAAGCCTGCCAAGATCCGAGGCATTACTTCCCAGGGGATGGTCCTTGCGGCCAAAGGCGAACAAGGACTGGCGGTGATTGTTCCTGAAAAAGACGTCCCCTGTGGGAGCAAGGTGAGCTAA
- a CDS encoding ATP-dependent nuclease, with product MKIKSIKIHNFRSIKDAEFELNDYNVFVGANNSGKSNVITALRIFYEDNIKFNEKLDFPKFETEDKESWIEIKYLLTDDEFKNLKETYKNPGNVLIVRKYLKSEEPQRVKANQSNIYAYENGTLSTKLFYGAKNISQAKLGSVIYIPEITKTEETLKLTGPSPLRNTLAFVMKKVMKTSESFKSLNDAFEEFNRKFKEEASKDGVSLEKFRKEINENLKEWGVEFNLDINPVRPEDIIKNLISHSFTDKTLNREMNIGLYGQGLQRHLIYILIRLSAQYKEEKVYEKKEFSPELTLILFEEPEVFLHPAQQEYLNSSLRFLASEVGQQVIVSTHSPVFVSRNIEEISSLIKLKRENGVTKCFQVSDEIKNNILKENNELAQILREKLEDPTVDNPTKNRIKKILGETDDEIRMEEEAIRYSLWLDSERCSSFFADIVLICEGATEKTLIDYLIQNEWDDLKEKRIYVLDAMGKFNIHRYINLFGKLGIYHSIIADRDEDNNVHEIINKFIENRKNSFTKKIHFFEKDIEEFLGIPSPPDNRIDKKPLNVIWHYKNGKISQEKKIN from the coding sequence ATGAAAATAAAATCTATAAAAATACATAACTTTAGGTCAATAAAAGATGCTGAATTTGAGTTAAATGACTACAATGTATTTGTAGGTGCTAATAACTCCGGTAAAAGCAATGTTATAACAGCCCTTCGTATTTTTTATGAGGATAATATCAAATTCAATGAGAAACTGGATTTCCCTAAATTTGAGACAGAGGATAAGGAAAGTTGGATTGAAATAAAATATCTATTAACGGATGACGAATTTAAAAACTTAAAAGAAACTTATAAAAATCCTGGCAACGTCCTAATAGTAAGAAAATATCTTAAATCTGAAGAACCTCAAAGAGTCAAGGCTAATCAAAGTAATATATATGCATACGAAAATGGAACACTTTCTACAAAGCTCTTCTATGGAGCTAAAAATATTTCTCAGGCAAAACTTGGCTCAGTAATATACATTCCAGAAATAACCAAAACCGAAGAAACACTAAAATTGACCGGACCCTCCCCTTTAAGAAATACACTTGCTTTTGTTATGAAGAAAGTTATGAAAACTTCTGAGTCTTTTAAATCGTTAAATGATGCCTTTGAAGAATTTAATAGGAAATTTAAAGAAGAAGCATCTAAAGATGGTGTTTCCTTAGAGAAATTCAGGAAAGAAATCAATGAGAATCTTAAAGAATGGGGCGTAGAATTTAACCTAGATATAAATCCTGTGAGACCAGAGGACATAATAAAAAATCTGATATCACATAGTTTTACAGACAAAACTTTAAACAGGGAGATGAATATTGGTCTTTACGGACAAGGCCTACAGAGGCACCTTATATATATTTTGATTCGCCTTTCTGCGCAATATAAGGAAGAAAAAGTTTATGAGAAAAAAGAATTTTCACCGGAACTTACTTTAATATTATTTGAAGAGCCTGAAGTATTTTTACATCCAGCTCAGCAAGAATACCTTAATTCAAGTTTAAGATTTCTAGCTTCTGAAGTGGGGCAACAGGTTATTGTTTCTACTCACTCTCCTGTTTTTGTGAGCAGAAATATAGAGGAAATATCCTCTCTAATAAAGTTGAAAAGAGAAAATGGGGTCACAAAATGTTTCCAAGTATCAGATGAAATAAAAAATAATATATTAAAGGAAAATAATGAATTAGCACAGATTCTTAGAGAGAAATTAGAAGATCCCACTGTAGATAATCCTACAAAAAATAGAATTAAAAAGATATTAGGAGAGACGGATGATGAAATTCGGATGGAAGAAGAAGCAATTAGATATTCATTATGGCTTGACTCTGAAAGATGTTCATCATTCTTTGCAGACATAGTGCTAATATGTGAAGGAGCAACAGAAAAAACTCTTATTGATTATCTCATTCAAAATGAGTGGGATGATCTAAAAGAAAAGAGAATTTATGTTTTAGACGCAATGGGAAAATTTAATATTCACAGATATATAAATCTTTTCGGAAAGTTAGGAATATATCATTCTATTATTGCCGACAGAGATGAGGATAATAATGTTCACGAGATAATCAATAAATTTATTGAAAATAGGAAAAATTCTTTCACGAAAAAGATTCACTTTTTTGAAAAAGATATAGAGGAATTTTTAGGGATTCCAAGTCCACCAGATAACAGGATAGATAAAAAACCGCTAAATGTAATATGGCATTATAAAAATGGAAAAATATCGCAGGAGAAAAAAATCAATTAA
- the cmr1 gene encoding type III-B CRISPR module RAMP protein Cmr1 has translation MMSFSHLIKPTSIELRCRILTPMFLGDAYQQASLRAAPFKGLLRYWWRVAAGLTYKSPKDLLKAESEIFGGGGEKARRSLVKIWVEGNPKVVEDEKLPGVKNIFHPEVGRSVNPLLYLGYGPVTWDKKLRSPRYTRSYLAPGATFVLKLTVPVSLLEDGREAELFKTALLYFRAFGAAGARSRNGWGSFQVEGMEGCYHLDENFSERLLEDLPYWKDCFDKSYPHTPAKGDNSKLLLWKREGFKSWEKAMKFLAEVYIYLRTSYVPEGYNWSKKNKIRSRWDARHR, from the coding sequence ATGATGTCTTTTTCCCACTTAATAAAACCAACCAGCATCGAACTCAGGTGCCGCATCCTAACGCCCATGTTCCTGGGAGATGCTTATCAGCAAGCCTCTCTTCGGGCAGCCCCTTTTAAAGGTCTTTTGCGCTACTGGTGGCGAGTGGCCGCAGGCCTTACTTATAAGTCGCCCAAAGATTTGCTCAAGGCTGAATCTGAAATATTTGGCGGTGGAGGAGAGAAGGCCCGCAGGAGTCTGGTAAAGATTTGGGTTGAGGGAAATCCCAAGGTCGTAGAAGACGAAAAGTTACCCGGGGTAAAAAATATCTTTCATCCTGAAGTTGGCCGCTCCGTAAATCCTCTTCTTTATCTGGGTTACGGCCCCGTAACTTGGGACAAAAAGCTTCGATCCCCCCGCTACACCCGCTCTTACCTTGCTCCTGGTGCCACCTTTGTCCTCAAGCTCACTGTCCCGGTCTCTCTTTTAGAAGATGGCCGGGAGGCAGAACTCTTTAAAACAGCCCTTCTTTACTTTCGGGCCTTCGGGGCCGCAGGTGCCCGCTCACGCAACGGGTGGGGAAGTTTTCAGGTGGAAGGGATGGAAGGTTGTTACCATTTGGATGAAAATTTTAGCGAAAGATTGCTAGAAGACCTTCCTTATTGGAAAGATTGTTTTGATAAATCTTATCCTCATACCCCTGCCAAAGGAGATAACAGCAAGCTACTTTTGTGGAAAAGGGAGGGTTTTAAATCCTGGGAAAAAGCTATGAAATTCCTTGCCGAAGTTTATATTTATCTTCGCACAAGTTACGTGCCTGAAGGATATAATTGGTCTAAAAAAAACAAAATTAGATCCAGATGGGACGCACGACATCGCTGA
- a CDS encoding ADP-ribosylglycohydrolase family protein, with the protein MDKRNRVIGGLLGLCIGDALGVPVEFESRNSLKVNPLTDMIGYRTHNQPPGTWSDDSSLAFCLAESLCNGLDLQDIANRFVKWLYEGYWTPYGEVFDVGSTTRTAISRLKNGVPPLEAGPKDEFSNGNGSLMRILPLSFYLEKRDREQQFEVTHQVSRLTHGHLRAQMACGIYIQIAINLLKGNTPKMAYERMKNTVSDYYSKQPYATEFQHFRRIIESDISELPKDAIKSSGYVIDTLEASLWCFLNNNSYTNTVLTAVNLGGDTDTLGAVTGGLAGIYYGCEGLPEKWISKIIRVEDIIRLGGKLYVAIYGV; encoded by the coding sequence ATGGATAAAAGAAACAGGGTAATTGGCGGGCTTTTGGGATTATGCATCGGGGATGCGCTCGGTGTTCCCGTAGAATTCGAATCAAGAAACAGTTTAAAAGTAAATCCATTAACTGATATGATTGGTTATCGTACTCATAATCAACCTCCGGGCACCTGGTCTGACGATAGTTCGCTTGCTTTTTGTTTAGCCGAATCTCTTTGCAATGGACTTGATCTTCAAGATATTGCTAACAGATTTGTAAAATGGCTGTATGAAGGCTATTGGACACCTTACGGCGAAGTCTTTGATGTAGGAAGTACAACTCGCACTGCTATTTCTCGTTTGAAAAATGGAGTGCCTCCTTTAGAGGCAGGCCCAAAGGACGAATTCAGTAATGGCAATGGGTCGCTTATGAGAATCCTTCCTCTGTCCTTTTATTTAGAAAAAAGAGATAGAGAACAGCAGTTTGAAGTTACTCACCAAGTATCTCGTTTGACACATGGACATCTACGTGCCCAAATGGCCTGTGGAATTTATATTCAAATTGCAATAAACCTTCTTAAAGGTAATACCCCCAAAATGGCATACGAAAGAATGAAAAACACAGTTTCAGATTATTACTCAAAGCAACCATATGCCACAGAGTTCCAGCACTTTAGAAGAATTATAGAATCTGATATATCGGAATTGCCAAAAGACGCTATCAAATCAAGCGGTTATGTAATAGATACATTAGAAGCAAGCCTATGGTGTTTTCTCAATAATAATTCTTATACAAATACTGTCCTTACTGCAGTAAATCTTGGCGGTGATACTGATACCTTGGGAGCTGTCACTGGCGGATTAGCAGGCATATATTATGGTTGCGAGGGTCTACCTGAAAAATGGATAAGTAAGATTATCAGGGTTGAAGATATAATAAGATTGGGAGGAAAATTATATGTAGCAATCTACGGCGTATAA
- the cas2 gene encoding CRISPR-associated endonuclease Cas2: protein MAKKLFFIISYDISDEKRLRRVFEFLEDYGQWKQKSVFECWLTEKEYQQVKAGLKELIKPREDRVRFYRLCEACRKQAFSHGWGELPDSPEEEVIL, encoded by the coding sequence ATGGCCAAAAAGCTCTTCTTCATTATCTCTTACGACATCTCTGACGAAAAGCGTCTGCGCCGCGTCTTCGAATTTCTGGAAGATTACGGCCAGTGGAAACAAAAAAGTGTCTTTGAGTGCTGGCTAACCGAAAAAGAATATCAGCAGGTGAAAGCTGGCCTTAAAGAGCTTATCAAACCAAGGGAAGACCGGGTGCGATTTTATCGCTTATGTGAGGCCTGCCGTAAACAGGCCTTCTCCCACGGCTGGGGCGAACTGCCCGATAGTCCTGAAGAAGAAGTTATTCTTTAG
- a CDS encoding type III-B CRISPR module-associated Cmr3 family protein: MIEQWLELKPLDTLFFRGGEAMEAGETHEAGRPVFPPVPETVIGALRTAILTQKGIDPARVKALKEDKPLDEKWLPLWGTPKKSGFWVAGPLIKIDKAVLFPAPASWFYDPDQSTNLRLKIYEARPLETDKSFPLKTHISTRPIWVKNPPENLEPLLGKFFLTKGALEQEGSFELEVVEDPKTLDPQKPQAVPAGKIIFYEERVGIARDNTLRAVKTGHLYASRHIRLFSEASLLIGLDKRLCPGHLED; this comes from the coding sequence ATGATTGAACAGTGGCTTGAATTAAAGCCCCTTGACACTCTCTTTTTCCGCGGTGGTGAGGCCATGGAGGCCGGCGAAACCCACGAAGCTGGAAGGCCCGTATTCCCCCCGGTACCAGAGACCGTTATCGGCGCCCTGCGTACCGCCATCCTGACTCAAAAGGGCATTGACCCGGCCCGGGTAAAGGCCCTTAAAGAAGACAAACCCCTTGACGAAAAATGGCTCCCCCTCTGGGGCACACCAAAGAAAAGCGGTTTTTGGGTAGCCGGACCGCTTATAAAGATTGATAAAGCAGTCCTTTTTCCGGCTCCGGCAAGCTGGTTTTACGACCCAGATCAAAGTACTAATCTCCGACTAAAAATTTATGAAGCAAGGCCCCTTGAAACCGATAAATCCTTCCCTTTAAAAACGCATATCTCAACAAGACCCATCTGGGTAAAAAACCCGCCTGAAAACCTGGAGCCCCTTCTGGGAAAATTTTTTCTTACTAAAGGCGCCCTTGAGCAGGAAGGCTCCTTTGAGCTTGAAGTGGTAGAGGATCCGAAAACACTTGATCCGCAAAAGCCCCAGGCCGTGCCTGCGGGCAAGATTATCTTTTACGAAGAGCGCGTGGGCATTGCCCGGGACAATACTTTGCGGGCGGTAAAAACAGGCCATCTCTACGCTTCAAGGCACATAAGGCTCTTTAGCGAGGCCTCACTTCTTATCGGGCTTGATAAGCGTCTTTGCCCTGGGCATCTCGAAGACTAG